The genomic segment GATGAACGCGAGCCGCGCGCCCCGGACCGCGGCGGCCAGGTCGGTCGTGAACGCGAGCCGCCCGTCGCGCGCGTTGCGGGCCACGAGTTCGGCCAGGCCGGGCTCGTAGATCGGGATCCCGCCCCCGTGAAGGAGGGCCACTTTGTTCGGGTTGTTGTCCACGCAGGTAACGTCGTTGCCGCTCTCCGCGAGGCAGGTGCCGGTGACCAGTCCGACGTACCCGGTACCGATGATCGCGACTTTCATGCTGCGCTGTGCTCCGAGCGGGGCCGAACACGGGCCGTCGCGGCGCGAGCGGCGTGTGGGCTCGGGCGAGCGGCGCGCCGCCGCGGCCCGAGCGGCAAAATGGGAATTTAGGAGGCCGGTGCCCGTTCCGTCAACGCCGGTCAACGGACCCGGCCCCGAACGGCGCGGGCCGCCGCGTCACCGGGGCGCGCCACTCGTGACCACTTGCGGCCGCGCGGGGATCAGGTTCAGGCGGCTCAACAGCGGTCGCACATCGTCCAGGAATCGCCGCTCGCGGAAGTAGTCGTGGAGCGCGGCGAAGGCCCGGCGGGTGATCGCCTCGCGCTCGGCCGGGTGCTTCAGATAGTGGTCGATCTTCTCGTCGAAATCGCTCAGGTCCCACCCCAATGGGACATACGTTTCGTGGGGGACGAACACGTTCGGGTAACAGTCCAGGTGGGACACGTCCGGTTTGAGCAGCAGGCTGCCGGTGAACATGGCCTCGAAGTCCCGCCAGCAGATCTCCCCGTAGCCGAACGGGCTGAAACAGATTTTGGACCCGTACAGCTCGGTGAAGAACTCTTTACGGGAGACGCGCCCTTGAGATATGACCTTGAGGTCGTTGGCGCGTCGATTCACTTTGTCCAAAGATTCTTGACGCATCCGCTCGTACCAGTCGCTGCCCTTAACGGCGATTCGGGCGTGCAAGTCCACCGGCCGGTGGGCCGCCGCCGGGTACGCGGACAGGAAGCGGGGCAGCATGTAATCGGAGAACGCGAAGTGCGTTCCGAGTACGAGCTTGTCGCGGAACCGGTCGGGGACCCGGAAGTGCGTTTCCGGGTGGT from the Frigoriglobus tundricola genome contains:
- a CDS encoding glycosyltransferase, whose protein sequence is MNVSIWRWRLHRATVDRAHFLWPFSRKRGRKRLLMISCRDPICHAQLFPFFFHQSDLAARDHIELRELPLDRFESDRHPYGGGAAVDAVCFQTWFSLGPQAMEALARKIRTVWPTARVAYFDWFAPTDLRYAEALGDHIDVYLKKQTLSDFAEYGRATRGDTNLTDYYSRRFHLDHPETHFRVPDRFRDKLVLGTHFAFSDYMLPRFLSAYPAAAHRPVDLHARIAVKGSDWYERMRQESLDKVNRRANDLKVISQGRVSRKEFFTELYGSKICFSPFGYGEICWRDFEAMFTGSLLLKPDVSHLDCYPNVFVPHETYVPLGWDLSDFDEKIDHYLKHPAEREAITRRAFAALHDYFRERRFLDDVRPLLSRLNLIPARPQVVTSGAPR